Sequence from the Ictalurus punctatus breed USDA103 chromosome 10, Coco_2.0, whole genome shotgun sequence genome:
CCGGGCGTTCCACCCGATGAACTGCTTTTTGTCTCCACTATTAGGTTTCTTAAGGGCGTGTTTTTCTTATCCCTGGCCCGGCACCGGTAGCCTATCTGCAGAAAGAGCTCCTCCTCGTTGGCCATTTGAGGGCTCTGGCTCAGTGTAACGAAGCCGTAAGGGGTGGTGATCTTGGCCAGGTGAGGCAAGGACAGGGCTCCTCTGGTGGCAGGGTCAGAGCACTGATCGCTTTCCATGAAATTACAAGGGATGCATCTCACAGATATCCGCCTGTGGTTACTGGGATCTGAAATGCTTCTTTGGGCTTTTCTCCAAAGCGCTGGTGATGAGCTGAACGGTGAAGGTGAGGGTGATAAAGAACATAGATGGAGAGGGTTGGTCAGCTCCTCCGTGACACTCCATGCCATGTCTTCTCCTGGCTGTGTTTCCCTGTCTTCagcagagtacctggaggaatcTTCCACCGTTAGTTTGGGAATGGTGAATTGCGGGATGCTGTCTGGCGTGACCACGATGCTGCGCAAACTGTCCCGCCTCGCGCAACTTTCGGATCCGACAGAGCACATGAACCCGCGCAAACCCGCAGCACTATTACGTCGTAGGAAGGACAAATCCGAAACTTCAGACCCGCTATCGGCCGAGGAGCTGAGTGCACTGGCCGGGATGAACCCAGCGCTCATTCTGCGCGCCGCCGGCCTGCTCACCGCCACTCActcagagactgagagaaaagaaagctgTTACAGATCCGCTGGATGAACGGAAAGGAACCTGTGCAATGAAGTCCAGCGCTCAGCCGACATCCCCACCGGATTATTTTGAATTTACGCACATGACGATGCGTCAGCGTGCAGGCGGAAGCCGTGCCCAAATTTGGCTCTGTCCAATTACGCAAAGAGTATGCTGCATAAAGAGATTCCCTGATGACGTCAGAGTTGTTTACGTGCGATACTacgactattattattattattattattattattattgttgttgttgttgttgttgttgtattggtgttattattagtgttttttattattagtgttattattatcattattattaatgttattattagtagtagtgttatTGTTATTCGCGTTTtggttaatattttttattataattagtgttattattgttgttgttgttattgtattgttattattagtgttattattatcattattattattgttattaggagtagtagtattattgttattgtattggtgttattattagtagtattattattgttattgtgttgttgttgttactgtaTTGGggttattattagtgttattattatcattatcattattattattagtagtagtattattgttattattagcagtattattattgttatttgtgttcttgttaattttttttattataattagtgttatttttgttgttgttgttattgtattGGTGctattattagtgttattattattattattattattattactagttgtagtagtagtattgttattattagtagtattattattgttatttgtgttcttgttaattttttaaattattattagtgttattattattattggttttagtgtttttattattatagttgttGCAAGTCATCTTAAATGGTTGACATTTTATGGACATGCACAGTGTCATGGCGCTTGAGCTGAAACGCGTTTGATTGGTCTTGGTCACGTGATTAATTAGCAGTGGAACGCGGTGATTACACGGAGTGCGTTGCTTGATTGTGATTGGCTAGGCGCGAACAACTCAAGACTACATGTAAGGCTCTAAACAGGTGCGTGTATAGAGTTAGCTTATCTAGGTGTAGCGCTATGACTGCTCAGTGCAGCTACACCGTTGAACCCGGTAGTAGTGAGGGACAAAAGgtaagtgtgtttgtttttaatgctgCACTGCAGGAGTAGCTGGCTGTACTGAACCTGTTTGTCAAAGAAATGTCTACTTTAAAAAAGTCTGTAAGGTTGTAGATGATTTCCTTTATATAGCTGGATAACAAGTAGCTATTTCTGGCTGAGTGCAGTGGGTGTGAACCTTGTGTCTGgagctctaccttcctgaagatttTAGCTCCAAACATAATCCCTGCtctaagaagttcttgatcaactaaaagaAGTGTTGGATTTTGGTTGgtgatgaaacctgcaggaacgTAGCTCcaaaggaagagggttggtggcCACTGGCTTAGAGTAGATGTTGCAGGATGTGGTTTGATGGTTTGCTGAAGTCAATGGCTGTGTTTGCTGATGTTCTCTAACAGTGTGAAGCTGTGGTGAAGCGAGATGGTGTGCTTGCATCAGTCTTCTGTCGAATTTCACAGTTTTGGCCAGTCCGTCTTATGGTAATTTACTAAAGAATGTTTGTAATTGGCAGTTGAGCTGATAACTTGAATTGCTAGCCTAGTTTTCCTTAATAGCCTTTACACTCTGATCTGAGAAGTATCCATTAACTGTTGTATGTTTTAATACCCCCACCCCTTCAGGTGAATGGTTTTCGGGCCTTATGGTGGTTCTTTGGCTCTCCATCTCCTGGAAAGGCCCCTTCTCTTCCATGTGAAGACAAAAGTTCTCCCAATGCACGCCAGTGTCGATCAGGTCGGAAGCGTCTAGGAAGAACCACACGTTTGCTGCTTGCTATCCTGCCTCGGCGGCTCCAGGGTGCTCTTGGCTACCCAGTGTGCACCAGCATCGGCTGCTCTGTGTCCCCAGGTGTGTTGTCAGCTTGAatttttctggtttctctgcaGTTGGATAACTTGGACTTCTCTTAGCCATGGCTGTTGGCTATGTGCAAAATACAGCAATGAACTTAGAATTTTATAAGTGCCATTTCAAGCTACTAGTTTAAGTGCAaaagtgttgcaggctttcatGTTCACTTCAGCCCTGCAAATAAATCTGCTGACAATTTCTTATTTACATGTAAATGTTATGTCTCCTTAGAGGTGTGCTGTTCTCCCACTAAGCCCTGTGGGAAAGGCAGTAAAAGGAAGCAGGATGATctggatgaggatgaggacCTGGAGCAGCAGTCTTGGGTGGAGGCACTCACCCAGGAGATAACGACTGATGAGGATGAGACTGTTGATCCTGACTATGAAGTATGCACATACTAGCATTGAGTGTAATCTAGAAGTTGGAATGTATCCTGTAGACTAGCAGAGATTTATGATGAAGCATCTATTTAAAATGCATGTACAGTTGCTCCACAGTCTGAAaatactgtttgtttatttatttctttacttttaaataagTGATTTTAGTCTGTTTAATGCATATTTCTTTGCTCCTGCAGCCCAGTGCAGTTGAGACTGATAGTGAGGAGTACCGGACGCACAATGATACAGAGAGTGAGATTGAAGTGGCTATACAGGTTGGCCACTACCTTgacttcgtgtgtgtgtgtgtgtgtgtgggcgggcaGTTGGCCATGTTAATGATGGTAACACTTTAAAATTCATAGTGGAATAGTCTGGGTGAAACTAATAtctgtttttcatattttagGAAACTCTCTCCACTGAGGCAAAGTGATGGAAGTGTGGAatgtcttttatatatttataaaagtaTTGGGCAATTGTGTAattcatatttctttttttctagaGATTTTCATGTAGGTAGCTATTAATTGCCCTGTTGTCTGGTCATCTAGGCTTTTGTCTTGCCAGAAGCCTTGGTCTGTTTTTCTAGGAGTTTTCAGTGTGTTGTATTgattttctgaaataaatgatCTGTTTAATCTAACTTCACCAGTAGATggattgtttgttttaaaagtaGTTTCATCCACACTAGCTGATCATCTTTACATGAGCAAGAGCTTTTGCATGTCCTTCTGTTTTAGAATTTCATAACTGAATAGTTAGAATTGCAGATCCTATAGAACAGTACACCCCACTGAAAGCTGGATGTACATCTGATTTTTCTTCTAAACAGTACAAGTCTGTTTAGACAATGTTGTAATATCCCAGTGGGACAACCATGTGGTTACTTCACAAAGAGAACTAACTAAAATGGGGTCCATTTGAAATGGCTTTGCTTGCCATAATGTCTCTCTCCAGGCTCCATCTGTACCACTAATAAAATTCAGGTGCATGGTTTTTGAAGCCAGAATTTGAGGCTCAAGTGTGCACCTATGACAGACAGGTGGGATGAAATGACTACATTTTATTTGTGCCAAACATCTGTGGCTGTATTCAGGTTTGAAGCCTGTAGCATCAGCTCAGGTTATCTCCGTGCCAGCAGAGGGTGCCCTCCACTAAGTCCTAACTGCCACTTCCTGTTCAGATACTGCTTGTGTTTTTGGAGTATATGATAATGAAGTTCAGTTGCTTTGTGGTCTTGTGCTTTCATGTTTGTGTCTACACCACCATGAAAGCAAGACctcagtgcatgtgtgtgtgcgtgtgtgcgcccCCCCTTCAGACTTCAGTTAACTCTGATGTAGCTTGTAACAAATCACAATTTGCTGGACATGTACCATCCCTCAGCTACATGGCAATTTTCATAATGTCTTTCACTTTGGTTGAGCtaattccccccccccaaaatcaTGGACTTACTAATTCTAGTTGACCTTGGCCATCTACTATTTTATGAATTGGTGCTTGATTATATTCAAGAAAGACTTGGTCAACATAGATTGTTGGGCCAGAAGACATTAAATGAGTACATGGTAGAATGACCTCTACACTTCATACCCcattgtgtgtgtacacacatgattacagctcatggaaataaaaaaatccggtatctcaaaatatttgaataaagaatttataatacagaaatgttgagctgagaagactctaatcaaataattaactcaaaacacctgcaaaggtttcctgagtctttaatctctcagtctgggtcAGTACACGagcacaatcatggggaagatagAAGTAAaagttgcatttcatttggaaatcaaggttccagagtctggaggacgagtggagaggaagagaatccatgttgcttgaagtccagtgtgaagtttccacagtcagtgatgatttgaggtgacatgtcatctgctggtgttggtccagtgtgttttctcaagttgagagtcgatgcagcgtctaccaggagattttagagaactccATATTTCCagctgctgacgagctttatggagatgctgatttgcttctccagcaggactctgcacctgcccagtgccaaaacttctagtaaccggtttactgaccgtggtgttactgtgctcgatcgtccagctgactcgcctgacccgaaccccatagagaatctatgagagacaccagacccaacaatacggACGAGCTGAAGGTCGCTATCAAAGcgacctggacttccagaacacctcagcagtgccacaggctgatcgcctccacgccacgccgcactgatgcagtaattcctgcaaaagCATTAAAGCCCTGAatcgagtgcataaattaagACTTTtgagaaggtcgacatttctgtattataaattctttttcaaatatttcgagatactggatttttttatttccgtgagctgtaatcttcaagattaaaaaaaaaaaaaggctgtaaaTGTGTACTGAATCTATAATATATcaaagtttcattttttttaaattaaattatggaaaaaaatagttttccacaatattctaattttttttagatgcacctctgtgtgtgtgcagttgtaataatgaagcccttgattagttcagcatcaggtgtgcttgagacaacacctgttttgcatatttgtgctgttgtgagggattatattcagggggtgaataattttgagactggagaagtcattataagttgcattttcagttgaatttcagggaaacacttgaagcattcgttgtgttgaactatttcaatcgcttttctttgatttgttcatcgcaaacagctgaaagtttgtaaactttgacaataaacctgatttgcaatgggggttgaataatattaataataatattgtttgCAACTGTATACAgagtcctccactaatattggaaaATTGGTAactatgagtaaagaaggctgtgaaaatttgtctttgtttaacattttgatcttttgtttaaaaaaaatcacaaaaatactctgctctcatggatatcaatcaATTGCAAAGACAACAcaagtttatccaaaaaaaaatatatcgttgttaaatataggtgtgcaacaattattggcacccctttagtcaatactttgtgctacctccctttaccaagataacagttctgagtcttctcctataatgcctgatgaggttggagaatacatggcgagggatctgagagcgttcctccatacagaatctctccagatccttcacatttcgaggtccacgctggtggactctcctcttcagttcaccccacaggttttctctgggtttttCCGTAGTCAGGCCACTGGGATGGccagtgtatgtatgtatatatataaagtacaactcatggaaattgtttgcttttttggcatttggacaagcaaacattaaaaaaaagtaagtacattcttggtctcagaagctagtattgccccctttagcagaaaaaaaaaatattgtaggcgttttgcataattgtccaccaggcttgctggaatttttttttttttttaccacttttccatgcaatattctttcagttgcatgatgtttgagggttttcttgcatgtactgctcACAAATCACTGgtacccaatcttcaacacatCAATTTaggggtatacttactttttccatatgactgatctgttttttgttcatttaaattgtggaaattactacaaaatgtcagttttatgtgtcatttgatagagtgtatcaactttattaataggcactgctTCAAAGATGATGGAATGTTTGCTGTCCAAATGTGTCATACTGCAATTTATGTGACTAAATAAGGTGACAAACATAACTAACCTCAGAAAATCATGGAGAAGTGGCAATCATGAAGCATTAATGGGGTGgaaaaatgcaaaaagaaaaaagcagaacATGATGAATGGACCCAAAACACATACAGCAACACATACAAAGGGCTCCTATGTCAATAAAATATGCCTTTTAAGTAGATTATTTACTCACAGTAAGCATTAATTAGAGCATCGTTTTGATTGGATATTCATTATAGATTGTGCTGCAGGTAAGGATACAGTCATTGGCTTCTTCATGCACCGAAGCAGAGtcaataataagaagaagaggaagaagaattaaTACAAAACCCTGCAGAATTTTAGTGCATGCTGTTTCTCAGTATAAAACAATCACAAACAACTGAGGTATGATTGCTATTACTTGAAAAGAGATTGTAGCCTATACTTATAAAGTCTACAACAGGGATGGCAAACCAGTCAGACAGGTCGAGCCAGAAGAagacacatttacacaaatgcGTGCACACAACTAACACTACTACTGCAATAGCAGCTTATAAATATAGCAGGAAGTAGCAATTCAAGCACTTTAGAGCTTTTTAGGACATGTGTGAAAGGATATTGCTTAATATTGTGCAAGCCTGTAAATGAGAGAAAACCAGataatttaaagaaataaaggcCTCCATTAACCTTGTCTAATGGCTGCTGAACCATGGTagccatgtttttcaagattATCAACTGTCCTCGTAGACAGTGATGGGACCTTGGACAAAGACACTTTGTGAAAGATTTCAAGTCGATTGGACCAATGATTCaatatttcaattcaattcaattaaattttatttgtatagcgctttttacaatagacatcgtctcaaagcagctttacagaaatatcaacacggtatacagatattaaaggtgcgaatttatcccaactgagcaagccactgagtggcgacggtggcaaggaaaaactccctaagatgttttaagaggaagaaaccttgagaggaacccgactcagaagggaacccatcctcatctgggtaacaacagatagtgtgaaaaagttcattatggatttatatgaagtctgtatggcgttaagagcagccgtagtcccagcagtctggaattaaagaagatttgagctccatccagaggcagaatggatctggatctctagtatctccataaattcgtggggggctcggcgaaaggagagagggggagaaaagataattatgactgcgaagtagtagaacagaatctagtcagggtaggcttgagtaaacaaatacgttttaagcttagacttaaacactgagactgtgtctgagtcccgaacactaataggaagactgttccataactgtggggctctataagagaaagctcttccccctgctgtagccttcactattccaggtaccgtcaaatagcctgaatcttttgacctaagtaggcgtggcggaaccaaaaggtcgcttagatattgtggcgcgagaccatttagtgctttataggttattaaaagtattttatagttaatgcgagattttactgggagccaatacagtattgataatatcggtgtgatatggtcatatcttctggttctagttaggactctagcagctgcattctggactaactggagcttatttatattcctactggaacatccagacagtaaggcattacagtaatctaatctagaggtgacgaatgcatgaactagtatttccgcatcatgtagtgacaatatgtttcttattttagaaatatttctgagatgaaagaaagctatcc
This genomic interval carries:
- the org gene encoding oogenesis-related, yielding MTAQCSYTVEPGSSEGQKCEAVVKRDGVLASVFCRISQFWPVRLMVNGFRALWWFFGSPSPGKAPSLPCEDKSSPNARQCRSGRKRLGRTTRLLLAILPRRLQGALGYPVCTSIGCSVSPEVCCSPTKPCGKGSKRKQDDLDEDEDLEQQSWVEALTQEITTDEDETVDPDYEPSAVETDSEEYRTHNDTESEIEVAIQETLSTEAK